A part of Xenopus tropicalis strain Nigerian chromosome 4, UCB_Xtro_10.0, whole genome shotgun sequence genomic DNA contains:
- the ogfod1 gene encoding prolyl 3-hydroxylase OGFOD1 has translation MTSKRGTAAGTECSGNKKGKREYKAELSGLLADQTCRDSVKQAWKGKQGGQFGSVVLDSVPFPHGVIHPFIHNSEFLEELKEELLNLNFLPKSNDLYQFKQSEDLKNRREPHIKALRQVLFEDFRQWLSNITNVELEKTVDVSCAQYGYTDALLCHDDELEGRRFAFILYLVPEWSKSDGGSLDLYGMDDNGQPGPIVKSLIPRWNSLVFFEVSPVSFHQVSEVLGDEKCRLSVSGWFHGCSLERPLRCLDPLPVRSPHIPHDDQILYEWINPAYLSLESQAQIQEEFEERSEILLKDFLKAEKFQAVCAALETQSITLEKCGPPNKRCYERAHGDFPAVIGSCMELLRSEAFFLLLSNLTGLKLHFLASNNEESDEGEGPSEPNAGVPQQGASSEVPSCSGELRHWQHSYYTMIHDLDPERHEFALDLLLFCGCDDWEAEYGGFTSYIAKEEDEELLSVYPENNCLALVYRDKETMRFVKHINHKSQQRDANSPKHKGFWDFAFVYYE, from the exons ATGACTAGTAAAAGAGGGACTGCGGCTGGAACCGAGTGTTCGGGAAACAAGAAAGGGAAGCGGGAATACAAAGCGGAGCTGTCAGGGTTACTGGCGGACCAGACATGTCGGGACTCGGTGAAACAAGCCTGGAAGGGAAAACAGGGCGGACAGTTCG GCTCTGTGGTTTTGGATTCAGTGCCATTCCCACATGGTGTGATCCATCCTTTCATTCACAACTCTGAGTTCCTGGAAGAACTGAAAGAGGAACTGCTTAATTTGAACTTTCTGCCCAAATCAAATGATCTTTATCAGTTTAAACAG tcAGAGGATCTGAAAAATCGCAGAGAGCCCCATATCAAAGCATTAAG ACAGGTACTGTTTGAGGATTTTCGTCAGTGGCTATCAAATATTACAAATGTGGAGCTGGAAAAGACTGTTGATGTTTCCTGTGCACAATATGGCTATACAG atgctttgctttgccaTGATGATGAGTTAGAAGGAAGGAGATTTGCATTCATCCTTTACTTGGTTCCTGAGTGGTCGAAAAGTGATGGGGGTTCTCTGGATCTTTATGGCATGGATG ATAATGGACAGCCTGGACCAATTGTAAAATCTCTGATTCCAAGATGGAATTCGCTGGTGTTTTTTGAGGTCTCTCCAGTTTCCTTCCATCAG GTTTCAGAAGTACTAGGTGATGAAAAATGTCGTCTTTCAGTCAGTGGATGGTTTCATGGCTGCTCTCTCGAGAGGCCACTTCGTTGCTTGGATCCTCTCCCTGTTCGTAGTCCCCATATTCCTCATGAT GACCAGATATTGTACGAGTGGATAAATCCAGCTTATCTCTCCTTAGAGTCTCAGGCCCAGATACAAGAGGAATTTGAGGAAAGATCAGAAATTCTCTTGAAAGATTTTCTTAAG GCAGAAAAGTTCCAAGCAGTCTGTGCAGCTCTGGAAACACAAAGTATTACACTGGAGAAGTGTGGCCCACCTAATAAAAG GTGTTATGAAAGGGCGCATGGAGATTTCCCTGCAGTCATTGGTAGCTGCATGGAGCTTCTGAGATCTGAAGCTTTCTTTCTATTGCTCTCTAACCTTACTGGCCTTAAACTCCATTTCCTGGCCTCAAATAATGAAGAGTCTGATGAAGGAGAAGGCCCTTCAGAGCCTAATGCTGGAGTCCCACAACAAGGAGCTTCTTCAGAGG TTCCCTCATGCAGTGGGGAATTAAGGCACTGGCAACACAGTTACTATACCATGATCCATGACCTTGATCCTGAACGGCATGAATTTGCACTAGATCTGCTTCTTTTTTGTGGCTGTGATG attgGGAAGCTGAGTATGGTGGTTTCACATCTTACATTGCAAAAGAAGAGGATGAGGAG CTTCTTTCTGTATATCCTGAGAACAACTGCCTTGCCTTGGTCTACAGAGACAAAGAAACAATGCGTTTTGTTAAACACATAAACCACAAGAGCCAACAGAGAGACGCCAACAGCCCCAAGCACAAGGGATTCTGGGACTTTGCTTTTGTTTACTATGAGTGA